One Campylobacter concisus DNA segment encodes these proteins:
- a CDS encoding molybdopterin molybdotransferase MoeA, whose amino-acid sequence MLVNDALEALRAKFRPKNESEILPLSEALGKTLANDVIAVKDLPCFDNSALDGFAVKFDEKDEPYKIIASAFAGDKEQLSIGKNECVKIMTGAKMPKGSDTVMRFEDCVVEGEFVKAPAKLKKGEAYRFKGEETKVGEILLKSGEILNTRSVMMLAAQGISFIEVKKQPSVGIYSSGNEIIEPWQRASEDEIYNANALGIAALLSSISQKSSYLGIIKDELSAVKQAFLNAENYDIVICSGGASAGEADFMKIALSELGYNEIFSHLDIRPGRPCKAYEKDGRLVFILPGNPMAAYLCTMMLVLPLLKSEYFVTQKAINSENLKVKSGRANAVFGNVIDGKFIATDGGKYGSGMINHILKSDFVLITSPDQGEILQNSEISLIKLP is encoded by the coding sequence ATGCTAGTAAATGACGCACTTGAGGCTTTAAGGGCTAAATTTAGACCAAAAAATGAGAGTGAAATTTTACCTCTTAGCGAGGCTCTTGGCAAAACCTTAGCAAATGACGTGATAGCGGTCAAAGACCTGCCCTGCTTTGATAACTCAGCGCTTGATGGATTTGCGGTTAAATTTGATGAAAAAGATGAGCCTTATAAGATCATCGCAAGTGCCTTTGCAGGCGATAAAGAGCAGCTAAGTATCGGCAAAAACGAGTGTGTGAAGATAATGACTGGCGCAAAGATGCCAAAGGGCTCTGACACGGTCATGAGATTTGAAGATTGCGTAGTTGAGGGCGAATTTGTGAAAGCACCAGCTAAGCTTAAAAAAGGCGAGGCTTATCGCTTTAAAGGCGAAGAGACAAAGGTTGGTGAAATTTTACTAAAAAGTGGTGAAATTTTAAACACAAGAAGCGTGATGATGCTTGCAGCTCAGGGCATAAGCTTTATAGAAGTTAAAAAGCAACCTAGTGTTGGAATTTACTCAAGCGGAAACGAGATCATCGAGCCTTGGCAAAGAGCGAGCGAGGATGAAATTTACAACGCAAACGCACTTGGCATCGCTGCACTTCTTAGCTCAATCAGCCAAAAAAGCTCATATCTTGGCATCATAAAAGATGAGCTAAGTGCCGTAAAACAGGCATTTTTAAACGCTGAAAACTACGACATCGTTATCTGCTCTGGTGGAGCGAGCGCTGGTGAGGCTGACTTTATGAAGATAGCCCTAAGCGAGCTTGGATATAACGAAATTTTCTCACACCTTGACATAAGACCTGGCAGACCTTGTAAGGCTTACGAAAAAGACGGCAGACTTGTTTTTATCTTGCCTGGCAACCCTATGGCTGCTTATCTTTGCACGATGATGCTTGTTTTGCCACTTCTAAAAAGCGAATATTTTGTGACACAAAAAGCTATAAATAGTGAAAATTTAAAGGTAAAATCAGGCAGAGCAAATGCTGTTTTTGGCAATGTAATTGATGGTAAATTTATAGCAACTGACGGCGGAAAATATGGCTCAGGCATGATAAATCATATATTAAAGAGTGATTTTGTGTTGATAACTAGCCCTGATCAAGGTGAAATTTTACAAAATAGTGAAATTTCACTTATAAAGCTTCCATAA
- the murA gene encoding UDP-N-acetylglucosamine 1-carboxyvinyltransferase, which yields MMHYLKIEGNAKLSGEVKISGAKNAALPIIALTLLAKNKINLTNIPNVADIKTLCQLLVNLGAKCEFKDENSLSIDTSSVNSTTANYDIVRKMRASILTLGPLLARFGHCEVSLPGGCAIGQRPIDLHLSALEKMGANIEIKQGYVVATAPNGLKGAKIVFDKITVTGSENIIMAAALAHGTTELFNVALEPEVVQICEILAKSGVKIEGIGTSELKITGSGQKLLEICDIEVIPDRIEAGTYLCAGAITNSKISVTRANAAHMTAILNKFEEMGFGIEVDGDKITILPTNEIKPVEIRTTEYPGFPTDMQAQFMALCLAANGVSTIDERLFENRFMHVSELARMGADIRLNGHIASVYAPANLNAADVMATDLRASSALILAALIANGESLVHRIYHLDRGYERLEEKFKSLGAKIVRLEE from the coding sequence ATGATGCACTATCTAAAAATAGAAGGCAATGCCAAATTAAGCGGCGAAGTAAAGATCAGCGGAGCTAAAAATGCCGCCCTACCTATCATCGCCCTAACCCTACTTGCTAAAAATAAGATAAATTTAACAAATATCCCAAATGTCGCTGACATAAAGACGCTTTGTCAGTTGCTAGTTAATCTTGGTGCAAAGTGCGAATTTAAAGATGAAAACTCACTAAGTATCGACACGAGCAGTGTAAATTCGACCACGGCGAACTACGACATCGTTAGAAAGATGCGTGCTTCTATCTTGACGCTGGGTCCGCTTCTAGCGCGCTTTGGACACTGCGAAGTGAGCCTGCCTGGTGGCTGCGCGATCGGACAAAGGCCAATAGATCTGCATCTAAGCGCACTTGAGAAAATGGGCGCAAATATCGAGATAAAGCAAGGCTACGTTGTCGCAACCGCACCAAATGGCCTAAAAGGCGCAAAGATAGTTTTTGATAAGATCACCGTAACTGGCAGCGAAAACATCATCATGGCAGCGGCCCTAGCGCACGGCACGACAGAGCTTTTTAACGTCGCACTTGAGCCTGAAGTGGTGCAAATTTGTGAAATTTTGGCAAAAAGTGGCGTAAAGATAGAAGGCATCGGCACGAGCGAGCTAAAGATCACTGGTAGCGGTCAAAAGCTACTTGAAATTTGCGATATCGAGGTCATCCCAGATAGGATCGAGGCTGGCACATACCTTTGCGCTGGAGCTATCACAAATAGCAAAATTTCAGTCACAAGGGCGAATGCTGCGCACATGACAGCCATTTTAAATAAATTTGAAGAGATGGGCTTTGGTATCGAAGTGGATGGCGATAAGATCACGATTTTGCCGACAAATGAGATAAAACCAGTCGAGATAAGAACGACTGAATATCCTGGCTTTCCGACCGATATGCAGGCTCAGTTTATGGCGCTTTGTCTAGCAGCAAATGGCGTTAGCACGATAGATGAGAGGCTTTTTGAAAACCGCTTTATGCACGTTAGTGAGCTAGCTAGGATGGGCGCAGATATCCGCCTAAACGGTCACATCGCAAGCGTTTATGCCCCTGCAAATTTAAACGCAGCTGATGTCATGGCGACAGATCTTAGAGCGAGCTCAGCGCTGATACTAGCCGCTCTTATCGCAAATGGCGAGAGCTTGGTGCATAGAATTTACCACCTTGATAGAGGCTACGAGAGGCTTGAGGAGAAATTTAAAAGCCTTGGGGCAAAAATAGTTAGGCTTGAGGAGTAA
- a CDS encoding NlpC/P60 family protein — protein sequence MLSLINKRIFFALCIALFTGCSFTSNEPKTPQNDYNQTASTNEDFSRQTSSELLDEDDGRADKEFGSFFKKYLNTRAGGDCSGFVSIVNAKYKNMYFDEKTINNYYSKGGRKSKAIYNFYESQNLITHKNPKKGDLIFFSNTLGKGIQKNKDKKNVTHVGIVTAILPDETVKFIHNSGGRIIHSYMNLKQKNTHLKGDKEINSYVVRCSNASCLAANRFAGYGKAK from the coding sequence ATGTTAAGTTTAATAAATAAAAGAATATTTTTTGCACTCTGCATTGCGCTTTTTACAGGTTGTTCTTTCACCTCAAATGAGCCTAAAACCCCACAAAATGACTATAATCAAACCGCCTCTACAAACGAAGACTTTAGCAGACAAACTTCAAGTGAGCTTTTAGACGAAGATGACGGCAGAGCAGATAAAGAATTTGGTTCATTTTTTAAAAAATACTTAAACACTAGAGCAGGGGGCGACTGCTCAGGCTTTGTCTCTATTGTAAATGCAAAATATAAAAATATGTATTTTGATGAAAAAACCATCAATAACTATTACAGCAAGGGTGGCAGGAAGTCAAAAGCCATCTATAACTTCTATGAAAGCCAAAATTTAATCACTCATAAAAATCCAAAAAAAGGCGATCTTATCTTCTTTTCAAACACTCTTGGCAAAGGCATACAAAAAAATAAAGACAAGAAAAATGTTACTCACGTTGGCATCGTAACAGCTATACTCCCAGACGAGACGGTGAAATTTATCCACAACTCTGGCGGTAGGATCATCCACAGCTATATGAATTTAAAACAAAAAAACACGCATCTAAAGGGCGACAAAGAGATAAACAGCTACGTCGTAAGATGTTCAAACGCTAGCTGCCTTGCGGCAAATAGATTTGCTGGATATGGCAAAGCTAAGTAG
- a CDS encoding rhomboid family intramembrane serine protease — MAKLSSPATFALILLNLAAFFGATFLHSRELWLALGLNIYFLEKLYLFQPLTSIFMHAGAGHLLMNMLFLYQVGTMSELYLGTKRFIIFYIVGGVLTQILSFIYIYFAFENEKFINLVGASGALCMLFGMLATSMLYSDKKAWFGYFAIVVAMSFLPLFMGINVAWYAHFIGWGIGCLYAKFYLKRADEIF; from the coding sequence ATGGCAAAGCTAAGTAGCCCAGCTACATTTGCACTTATCCTTTTAAATTTAGCTGCATTTTTTGGTGCCACCTTTCTGCACTCGCGTGAGTTATGGCTCGCGCTTGGCTTAAATATCTATTTTTTAGAAAAACTCTATCTATTTCAGCCTCTCACATCTATCTTTATGCACGCAGGCGCAGGTCACTTGCTCATGAATATGCTCTTTTTATACCAAGTGGGCACGATGAGCGAGCTATATCTTGGCACGAAAAGATTTATCATTTTTTATATCGTTGGTGGAGTTTTGACGCAAATTTTAAGCTTTATTTATATATATTTTGCATTTGAAAATGAGAAATTTATAAATTTAGTCGGTGCAAGCGGCGCTTTGTGTATGCTCTTTGGTATGCTGGCGACCTCGATGCTATACTCTGATAAAAAGGCGTGGTTTGGCTACTTTGCTATCGTTGTCGCCATGAGCTTTTTGCCGCTATTTATGGGCATAAATGTCGCATGGTATGCGCACTTTATAGGCTGGGGGATTGGCTGTTTGTACGCTAAATTTTACTTAAAGAGAGCAGATGAGATTTTTTGA
- a CDS encoding ferritin-like domain-containing protein produces the protein MRFFDEIWDILNEGDVGLKFLKFELFYEKFRSNLDICFDEISAPNELTTPCYTKFCDVVSMKELNKKVKPKDKNLNFIHSVAHIEFSAIDIALDACYRFRGLPREFYEDWLEVAEDEIRHFCMIENLLTKQGGRYGELSVHDGLFIALQKTSDKLTSRMALLPRYMEANGLDANAHIIKRLEGEGGNEELIKCLKVILKEEVSHVYKGDKWFKFACKKEGVNEKSYFDIILNLYPNSFKSIREINEKDRLKAGFSEEELSWIKNFSKERS, from the coding sequence ATGAGATTTTTTGATGAGATCTGGGACATTTTAAACGAAGGCGACGTGGGGCTTAAATTTTTAAAATTTGAGCTGTTTTACGAGAAATTTAGATCAAATTTGGATATTTGCTTTGATGAAATTTCTGCGCCAAATGAGCTAACTACCCCATGCTACACTAAATTTTGTGACGTCGTTAGTATGAAAGAGCTAAACAAAAAGGTAAAGCCAAAAGATAAAAACCTAAATTTCATCCACTCAGTCGCTCACATCGAGTTTAGTGCCATTGACATCGCGCTTGATGCTTGTTATAGATTTAGAGGGCTCCCAAGGGAGTTTTATGAGGACTGGCTGGAGGTAGCTGAGGATGAGATCAGGCACTTTTGCATGATAGAAAATTTACTCACAAAACAAGGCGGCAGATACGGCGAGCTAAGCGTGCATGACGGCCTTTTTATCGCACTTCAAAAGACTTCAGACAAGCTCACTAGCCGCATGGCACTGCTACCAAGATATATGGAGGCAAACGGCCTTGACGCAAACGCTCACATCATTAAAAGGCTAGAGGGCGAGGGTGGCAATGAGGAGCTGATAAAGTGTCTAAAAGTCATCTTAAAAGAGGAAGTTTCTCACGTTTATAAGGGCGATAAGTGGTTTAAATTTGCCTGTAAAAAAGAGGGCGTCAATGAGAAAAGCTACTTTGACATCATATTAAATTTATATCCAAATTCATTTAAAAGCATTAGAGAGATCAACGAAAAGGACCGCTTAAAGGCAGGTTTTAGCGAGGAAGAGCTTAGTTGGATAAAGAATTTCTCAAAGGAGAGATCATGA
- a CDS encoding SixA phosphatase family protein, producing MSKIYFIRHAKAVDENKDSAKDASRELSPKGKEDAKFMASRLKMYDVMPGAIFSSSAKRSEQTAKIIAKTLKFKEKSIEIKDELYDISFEDLLEFVRNLDKNLDEIFIITHNPSITEICEYLSDSSIDNIPTSGIFCIEFECKFKELKEGSAKALFFDHPKKHQR from the coding sequence ATGAGCAAAATTTACTTCATAAGGCACGCAAAAGCAGTCGATGAGAACAAAGACAGCGCAAAAGACGCTTCAAGAGAGCTTAGCCCAAAAGGAAAAGAAGACGCTAAATTTATGGCTAGCAGGCTAAAAATGTATGATGTGATGCCAGGAGCTATCTTTTCAAGTAGCGCTAAAAGAAGCGAGCAAACAGCAAAAATCATCGCTAAAACTTTAAAATTTAAAGAAAAATCCATAGAGATAAAAGATGAGCTTTACGACATAAGCTTTGAAGATCTTTTGGAGTTTGTAAGAAATTTAGATAAAAATTTAGATGAAATTTTCATCATCACGCACAATCCAAGCATAACTGAAATTTGCGAATATCTAAGCGACTCATCGATCGATAATATCCCAACTTCAGGCATTTTTTGTATAGAGTTTGAGTGTAAATTTAAAGAACTAAAAGAGGGCAGCGCAAAAGCTTTGTTCTTTGACCACCCAAAGAAACATCAAAGATAA
- a CDS encoding TolC family protein — protein MKFLSLALVLVLSGCAVKNIDENYKQILLEDNASRELNLDTSWWKQYEQSYLDELVALALKNNTDLAKAAINVNKALAQAGVLQANFIPSFNAGFEAGSSKNIKEGGASSRSFGSSIGLSYELDLWQKLANSKDAAMFEADASKFDLEASKLSVINSVADAYFQILYLNESIKTYEQILEIYNELNKIVGLKFELGKEEALSLKQINSQQLNAQNKIESAKKELVNAKKTLRILLNERPEFELKFEGLTLSPVKRVGVDLDVPTSTIANRPDLRAAIYRIEEGILNYKASQKEFYPTITLGASLKSSTNKKEEAFSLKFLNGNIALNLPFLNYHKLKSNLKVSEANFELAKLNYISTLNSALNEIDAFYKGYLNDEALLTNYQEQIKNYEEISKIYELKYSYGKVELKQFLEAKNSELEAKIGLLKAKYTLLQDELNIYKAMAGKFNWIKI, from the coding sequence ATGAAATTTCTAAGCCTAGCTTTAGTGCTCGTTTTAAGCGGTTGCGCTGTTAAAAATATAGATGAAAACTACAAGCAAATTTTACTTGAAGATAACGCCAGCCGTGAGCTAAATTTAGACACTTCTTGGTGGAAGCAGTATGAGCAAAGCTATCTTGATGAGCTTGTAGCGCTTGCGCTTAAAAACAACACCGACCTTGCAAAAGCTGCGATAAATGTAAATAAAGCGCTCGCTCAAGCTGGCGTTTTGCAGGCAAATTTCATCCCAAGCTTTAATGCTGGTTTTGAGGCCGGAAGTAGCAAAAACATAAAAGAGGGCGGCGCTTCTAGTAGAAGTTTTGGCTCAAGCATAGGGCTTAGCTACGAGCTTGACCTTTGGCAAAAGCTAGCGAACAGCAAAGACGCAGCGATGTTTGAAGCAGATGCTAGCAAATTTGATCTGGAAGCTAGCAAACTAAGCGTCATAAACTCCGTAGCAGACGCTTATTTTCAAATTTTATATCTAAACGAGAGCATAAAAACTTATGAGCAAATTTTAGAAATTTATAATGAGCTAAATAAGATAGTTGGGCTTAAATTTGAGCTTGGCAAAGAGGAGGCGCTAAGTCTAAAGCAGATAAACTCACAGCAACTAAACGCTCAAAATAAGATAGAAAGTGCCAAAAAAGAGCTTGTGAATGCTAAAAAAACGCTTAGGATTTTGCTAAATGAGAGGCCAGAATTTGAGCTTAAATTTGAAGGTCTCACACTAAGTCCAGTTAAAAGAGTGGGTGTTGATCTGGATGTGCCAACAAGCACCATAGCAAACCGACCTGATCTAAGAGCGGCCATTTACCGCATAGAAGAGGGCATCTTAAACTACAAAGCGAGCCAAAAAGAGTTCTATCCGACCATCACGCTAGGAGCCAGCCTCAAAAGCAGCACCAACAAAAAAGAGGAAGCTTTCAGTCTTAAATTTCTAAATGGCAACATCGCTTTGAATTTGCCATTTTTAAACTACCACAAGCTAAAGTCAAATTTAAAGGTTAGCGAGGCGAATTTTGAGCTTGCAAAGCTAAACTACATAAGCACACTAAATAGCGCATTAAACGAGATAGACGCATTTTACAAAGGCTACTTAAATGACGAAGCACTACTTACAAACTACCAAGAGCAGATAAAAAACTACGAGGAAATTTCAAAAATTTACGAGCTAAAATACTCTTACGGAAAGGTAGAACTAAAGCAGTTTTTAGAGGCTAAAAATAGCGAACTAGAGGCCAAAATAGGGTTACTAAAAGCAAAATACACGCTTTTGCAAGATGAGCTAAATATTTATAAAGCGATGGCTGGCAAATTTAATTGGATCAAAATTTAA